The proteins below are encoded in one region of Calditrichota bacterium:
- a CDS encoding sigma-54-dependent Fis family transcriptional regulator: protein MRILLIDDDINLGKVIGYQLEQNGFQVDKCSNGSDGITKFKKGSYDIVISDIQMPDISGIQVLKEVRRINNQVVVVMITAYGSVDNAVEACRLGADDYIAKPFGQEQLLFTIEKAVRLRTLQSENKQLRHELTDKFSFENMVANSGAMQNVLRITQKVASSNATVIILGESGTGKELIARAIHYNSSRKDKALITVNCPSIPGNLLESELFGHVKGSFTGAIKDRAGKFEQANGGTIFLDEIGDLHEELQAKLLRVLQEQEFDQVGGSKPIKVDVRVIAATNQNLLELVKQKKFREDLYYRLSVVPINIPPLRNRVEDIPFLIEFFLKRFYGEESYSISNEVISALKAYEWPGNVRELENVIERMVTLASENTLTNSDLPEYIELQGHDPASFAIKIPDEGISLDSIERLVIREVLGRTGGNQSQTARLLQIPRHVLLYRIKKLGIEE, encoded by the coding sequence ATGCGTATATTGTTAATTGATGATGATATAAATTTAGGCAAAGTTATTGGTTACCAATTGGAACAAAATGGATTTCAAGTAGACAAATGTTCAAATGGTTCCGATGGAATTACCAAATTTAAAAAAGGTTCTTATGATATTGTTATTAGTGATATACAGATGCCGGACATTTCGGGTATTCAGGTGCTAAAAGAAGTTCGTCGTATTAATAATCAAGTTGTTGTTGTAATGATTACAGCTTACGGCAGCGTTGATAATGCTGTTGAGGCATGTCGTTTAGGAGCAGATGATTATATTGCCAAGCCATTTGGACAAGAGCAGCTTTTATTTACTATTGAAAAAGCAGTTCGTTTAAGAACATTACAGTCTGAAAACAAACAACTTCGCCATGAACTTACAGATAAATTCAGTTTTGAGAATATGGTTGCCAATAGTGGTGCTATGCAAAATGTTTTACGGATTACTCAAAAAGTTGCGTCAAGCAATGCGACGGTAATTATTCTTGGAGAAAGCGGCACTGGTAAAGAACTGATAGCAAGGGCGATTCACTATAATAGTTCCCGTAAAGACAAAGCACTGATTACAGTAAACTGTCCTTCAATTCCCGGTAATTTGCTGGAGAGTGAGTTGTTTGGTCATGTAAAGGGATCATTTACAGGTGCTATCAAAGACAGGGCCGGTAAGTTTGAACAAGCAAATGGCGGGACTATCTTCCTTGACGAGATTGGTGATTTGCATGAAGAGCTACAGGCCAAACTTTTACGTGTTTTACAAGAACAGGAGTTTGACCAGGTTGGAGGTTCAAAACCAATAAAAGTGGATGTACGTGTAATCGCGGCAACCAATCAAAACCTTCTCGAACTTGTAAAACAAAAGAAATTCCGTGAAGACTTATATTATCGATTAAGCGTAGTACCTATTAATATACCGCCTTTAAGAAACCGGGTTGAGGATATCCCATTTTTAATTGAGTTTTTTCTTAAACGTTTTTATGGCGAAGAATCCTATAGCATCTCCAATGAAGTAATATCTGCGTTGAAAGCATATGAGTGGCCTGGGAATGTACGTGAATTGGAGAATGTTATCGAGCGCATGGTTACACTTGCTTCGGAGAATACTTTAACAAATAGCGACCTACCTGAATACATTGAACTTCAAGGTCATGACCCAGCATCATTTGCTATCAAAATACCTGATGAAGGTATTTCATTGGATTCAATAGAGCGCTTGGTCATAAGGGAGGTGTTAGGGAGAACCGGAGGTAACCAGTCGCAAACTGCCAGACTTTTGCAAATTCCACGACATGTCCTTTTATATCGTATCAAGAAGCTTGGTATTGAAGAATAG
- a CDS encoding TolC family protein, which translates to MQINLIKNVTLIISVFIGISISQDIKSTIVLDDLIVEGIANNPQLHAFYTKSQADLAKIPQAGSLPDPMISLNILNLPTDNYVFDQEPMTGKQVAIKQKFPFPGKLGLKEQIAQKGADVSNANWQELKIQLIRNIKSTYYDLYFVDEAISTTEKNRELLVEFVNIAEQKYTVGKGVQQDVLKAQVELSKMLDRLINLKQKREKIEARLNALLNRKINQPFGKTEKISYQELKIDQETIEQLILQKRPLFSAWQLRIEQNDKKVALAKKQYWPDFSFFAAYSQRDVLQNGMGGADFLSAGITLDIPLYFWRKQRKQVEEKQLFRKSIEHSYGNIKLKTFSALDNAITDLAKNDERLELYETGIIPQAAQSLQSAMIGYQTDKVDFLTLVNNQMTLFNLELEYERILSEYNKNIAELEYLAGGELPGSNN; encoded by the coding sequence ATGCAGATAAATTTAATTAAAAATGTAACGCTAATTATTAGTGTGTTCATAGGGATTAGCATAAGTCAGGATATTAAAAGTACAATAGTCCTTGATGATTTGATTGTCGAGGGCATAGCTAATAATCCTCAGTTGCATGCATTTTATACAAAATCTCAAGCCGATCTTGCAAAGATACCTCAAGCAGGATCTTTACCTGATCCTATGATAAGTCTGAATATTCTTAATCTGCCAACAGATAATTATGTTTTTGATCAGGAGCCAATGACCGGAAAGCAAGTTGCTATAAAACAAAAATTTCCTTTTCCAGGAAAGCTTGGTCTAAAAGAACAAATTGCCCAAAAAGGTGCTGATGTTTCAAATGCGAATTGGCAGGAATTAAAGATACAGTTAATCCGAAACATTAAAAGCACATACTATGATCTTTATTTTGTAGATGAAGCCATTTCAACAACAGAAAAAAACCGCGAGCTGTTGGTTGAATTTGTAAATATTGCTGAACAAAAGTATACAGTCGGAAAAGGTGTCCAGCAGGATGTATTGAAAGCACAGGTTGAACTTTCAAAAATGCTCGATCGGTTAATTAATTTAAAACAGAAGCGTGAAAAAATTGAAGCGCGTCTTAATGCACTCTTAAATCGAAAAATTAACCAGCCTTTTGGTAAGACAGAAAAAATAAGTTATCAGGAATTGAAAATTGACCAGGAAACCATTGAGCAATTGATTCTGCAGAAAAGACCACTTTTTAGCGCCTGGCAACTGCGAATTGAACAAAACGATAAAAAGGTAGCATTGGCAAAAAAACAATACTGGCCCGACTTTTCCTTCTTTGCCGCTTATTCCCAACGTGATGTTTTACAAAATGGAATGGGTGGAGCTGATTTTTTATCTGCAGGAATTACACTTGATATTCCTCTTTATTTCTGGCGCAAACAACGTAAGCAGGTAGAGGAAAAGCAGCTTTTCAGGAAAAGTATTGAGCATAGCTACGGTAATATAAAACTGAAAACTTTCTCTGCCTTGGATAATGCCATAACAGATCTTGCAAAAAATGATGAACGCCTGGAGCTGTATGAAACGGGCATTATACCACAGGCTGCCCAGTCTTTACAATCAGCAATGATAGGCTACCAAACAGATAAGGTAGATTTTTTAACACTCGTAAATAACCAGATGACTCTGTTTAACCTGGAGTTAGAGTATGAGCGAATCCTGAGTGAATACAACAAAAACATTGCTGAATTGGAATATCTCGCTGGTGGTGAGTTACCTGGTTCGAATAATTAA